One window from the genome of Halostella litorea encodes:
- a CDS encoding HpcH/HpaI aldolase/citrate lyase family protein yields the protein MARRSVLFSPGDEPAMLRKAGDTSADVVAFDLEDAVAPERKADARESVRSVLADPSFDPAAEVCVRVNPVGVAAAADVEAVFSDDAAAATVDSVMLPKVGDADDVRTLWRLLGERDLSVPVLALVESAAGVLHAEAIAEAAPTDALVFGAEDLAADLGATRTDEGTEVLYAREHAVLAASAAGVDAVDTVFTDIEDVAGLRDATAFATELGYDGKMAIHPGQVDPINEAFTPDAERIEWAQSVLAAKERADEEGRGVFRVDGEMVDAPLVAQAERVVERARAAGELS from the coding sequence ATGGCTCGGAGATCCGTCCTGTTCAGCCCCGGCGACGAACCGGCGATGCTCCGGAAGGCGGGCGACACGTCGGCCGACGTGGTCGCGTTCGACCTCGAGGACGCCGTCGCCCCGGAGCGGAAAGCCGACGCCCGGGAGTCGGTGCGCTCGGTGCTTGCCGACCCGTCGTTCGATCCGGCGGCGGAGGTGTGTGTCCGCGTCAACCCCGTCGGCGTCGCCGCCGCGGCGGACGTCGAGGCCGTGTTCTCGGACGACGCGGCCGCGGCGACCGTCGACAGCGTCATGCTCCCGAAGGTCGGCGACGCCGACGACGTGCGGACGCTGTGGCGACTCCTCGGCGAGCGCGACCTGTCGGTGCCGGTGCTCGCGCTCGTCGAGTCGGCCGCGGGCGTGTTGCACGCGGAAGCGATCGCCGAGGCCGCCCCGACCGACGCGCTCGTGTTCGGGGCCGAGGACCTCGCGGCCGACCTCGGCGCGACCCGGACCGACGAGGGGACCGAGGTGCTGTACGCCCGCGAGCACGCGGTGCTCGCGGCCAGCGCGGCGGGCGTCGACGCCGTCGACACCGTGTTCACGGACATCGAGGACGTCGCCGGCCTCCGCGACGCGACGGCCTTTGCCACCGAACTGGGGTACGACGGCAAGATGGCGATCCATCCCGGGCAGGTCGACCCGATAAACGAGGCGTTCACGCCCGACGCGGAGCGGATCGAGTGGGCGCAGTCGGTGCTGGCGGCGAAGGAGCGCGCCGACGAGGAGGGGCGGGGCGTGTTCCGCGTCGACGGGGAGATGGTCGACGCCCCGCTGGTCGCACAGGCCGAGCGCGTCGTCGAGCGGGCGCGGGCGGCCGGCGAGCTATCCTAA
- a CDS encoding polymer-forming cytoskeletal protein has protein sequence MTDRTTNSSTAGGDSAAADGRADRAQSSVLAIVLLVGLTFVGAATVVLVGSVALDDGQQQADIQSAENDLAQVNAKANRVALGTNNTEQVVVGSGGSGTTEVQPGMGRVKITLVNQTTGDDVDVLLNDSLGRIVYELDGERVAFQGGGVWRKTGENSSRMLSRPDVHYRNDEADQPTVTVPLTIIGGTAGSGNELTLSDAGTDLRYPISGNENRTNPITSNTQVNVTVQSEYYKAWGAYFADLTDGAAEYDHENNEVSIALITPADREVVSKALLQTGADSDLVFSNKAVVDSYNSTGYWNPYDDSKAVNGENGTITTAGNVVINNKGKVYGDIVAGGYVQVQKKHGLVTGNISYGNAGDTYINNGAFQGEWTANNASVVSTPSIRNYVTSTFARIESDSDNADEPELQGNSTVFTHNGNGTIVLHGGPEGKDYYIENGLDMDGSDKLILNTTKGNVRLGIRQSLSLDSDANITVVGNNTARIFVEDDFTMGTDARTHVPGDKAPRLWVYGTDGTTTTFSNHASFTGVVYAPGSNNVNIDGHANMYGGVVGGGDANVGNDGQLHFDEALTGVRPVPEDESIPYITHLHLSVNYVTVTAD, from the coding sequence ATGACTGACCGGACCACGAACTCGTCGACGGCGGGAGGGGACAGCGCCGCTGCGGACGGTCGTGCCGACCGCGCGCAGTCGAGCGTCCTCGCGATCGTGCTCCTCGTCGGGCTGACCTTCGTGGGCGCGGCGACCGTCGTGCTCGTGGGGTCGGTCGCGCTCGACGACGGGCAACAGCAGGCCGACATACAGAGCGCCGAGAACGACCTCGCGCAGGTGAACGCGAAGGCGAACCGCGTCGCGCTCGGCACGAACAACACGGAGCAGGTGGTCGTCGGCAGCGGGGGCAGCGGCACGACGGAGGTCCAGCCCGGCATGGGCAGGGTGAAGATCACGCTCGTCAACCAGACGACGGGCGACGATGTCGACGTGTTGCTCAACGACTCCCTCGGGCGGATCGTCTACGAACTCGACGGGGAACGCGTGGCGTTCCAGGGCGGCGGCGTCTGGCGAAAGACCGGCGAGAACAGTAGCCGGATGCTCTCGCGCCCCGACGTCCACTACCGCAACGACGAGGCCGACCAGCCGACGGTGACGGTCCCGCTCACCATCATCGGCGGGACCGCCGGGAGCGGCAACGAACTCACGCTGTCGGACGCCGGGACGGACCTCAGATACCCGATCAGCGGCAACGAGAACCGGACGAACCCGATCACGTCGAACACCCAGGTCAACGTCACCGTCCAGAGCGAGTATTACAAGGCCTGGGGCGCGTACTTCGCCGACCTGACCGACGGGGCCGCGGAGTACGACCACGAGAACAACGAGGTGTCGATAGCGCTCATCACCCCCGCCGACCGGGAAGTGGTGAGCAAGGCCCTGCTCCAGACCGGCGCCGACTCCGACCTCGTGTTCAGCAACAAGGCGGTTGTCGACAGCTACAACTCCACGGGGTATTGGAATCCCTACGACGATTCGAAGGCCGTGAACGGCGAGAACGGAACAATCACCACCGCCGGCAACGTCGTGATCAACAACAAGGGGAAGGTGTACGGCGACATCGTGGCGGGCGGCTACGTGCAGGTGCAGAAGAAACACGGCCTCGTCACCGGGAACATCTCCTACGGCAACGCCGGCGACACCTACATCAACAACGGCGCGTTCCAGGGCGAGTGGACGGCCAACAACGCTTCCGTCGTCTCCACCCCTTCGATCAGGAACTACGTCACGTCGACGTTCGCGCGGATCGAGAGCGATTCCGACAACGCCGACGAGCCGGAACTGCAGGGCAACAGCACGGTCTTCACCCACAACGGCAACGGAACCATCGTCCTCCACGGCGGGCCCGAGGGGAAGGACTACTACATCGAGAACGGGCTGGACATGGACGGCAGCGACAAACTGATCCTGAACACGACGAAGGGGAACGTCCGTCTCGGCATCCGTCAGAGCCTCTCGCTCGACAGCGACGCGAACATCACCGTCGTCGGGAACAACACCGCGCGGATATTCGTCGAGGACGACTTCACGATGGGGACCGACGCGCGGACGCACGTGCCGGGCGACAAGGCCCCGCGGCTGTGGGTGTACGGAACCGACGGGACCACGACGACGTTCAGCAACCACGCCAGCTTCACCGGCGTCGTGTACGCCCCCGGCAGCAACAACGTCAACATCGACGGGCACGCGAACATGTACGGCGGCGTCGTCGGCGGCGGCGACGCGAACGTCGGCAACGACGGGCAGCTCCACTTCGACGAGGCGCTGACCGGCGTCAGGCCGGTGCCCGAGGACGAGTCGATCCCGTACATCACCCACCTCCACCTGAGCGTGAACTACGTCACCGTCACCGCCGACTGA